The following are encoded together in the Theileria orientalis strain Shintoku DNA, chromosome 1, complete genome genome:
- a CDS encoding acyl-CoA-binding protein, which translates to MSDDSFDEAVKFISETTCMKASDEQKLTFYKYYKQATVGDCNTPKPGMLDFKNKAKWESWNSMKGTSKEDARKAYVDFLDQVQPNWRNMKNCG; encoded by the coding sequence ATGTCGGATGATTCCTTTGATGAAGCCGTAAAATTCATTTCCGAAACAACATGTATGAAGGCATCTGATGAGCAGAAGTTAACCTTTTACAAGTACTATAAACAGGCTACTGTGGGAGATTGTAACACTCCTAAGCCAGGTATGttagattttaaaaataaggcCAAGTGGGAAAGTTGGAATTCCATGAAGGGCACAAGTAAGGAGGACGCCAGGAAAGCCTATGTCGACTTCCTTGATCAGGTTCAACCAAACTGGAGGAATATGAAAAATTGTGGCTAA